The nucleotide window GCGCGTGGGTCAGTTGCTATTGATTTGCGAGAGCGAAGACTTTCGTGCGGCCGACGCGCTGGCGAAATCGGTCTTGTCGCAGTGGCCCGGGGAAGCGCGCCCGAAATTGAGATACATGGAGCCCAAGGATCTGTCCGCGCTGGACGGGCTATTCTCGAATTTTGATGCGGCGTGGGTTTATGCGGGCCAATCGGTGGAACGGGCGGCGGTGTATCGCACGCTCGGGGTGCTGGGGCCGTGGCATCTGCCGACGATGCTCAGTCGCGTCGGCGACACGCGAGCGCCGCATACGTGCATCACCGAAGGCGTGCTGGCGGCCCCGCCGGAGGCGCCGGTCAACGTACTGCTGAGCATGTTGCAGTCGCTGATGTGCTGCGGGCAGATGATCACGCCGCTCAAGCACGAACTGGCGATCACGCAGCGCCATCATCAGGGCTTGCGCGGCCAGATCGACAAGCTCGATGAAGAGCTGCGCATGGCCTCGCGGCTTCAGCGGCAGTTCCTCCCGCAGACTTTGCCGAAGCTTGACGGCATCGCGTTTGACGTTCTGTTCCGGCCGGCCGGTTACGTCAGCGGGGACATTTACGATGTGACGCAGATCGACGACCATCACCTGGGCTTCTATGTCGCTGACGCAGTGGGACACGGTGTTCCGGCGGCGCTGTTGACGATGTACATCAAAAACTCGCTGGCGCGCCGGGATTTTGAGCGACGTGGTCAGGGAATGCAGACGCCCGACGCAGCGCTGGCCCGGCTCAATCGCGAACTGCTGCTTCGGCAATCGACGACCGTGCAGTTCTGCACGGCGTGTTACGGGATCTTCAACACCACGACGCGCCGGCTCCAACTCGCCCGCGCCGGTCACCCCGCCCCGCTGCTGCTCACGCACGATGGCCGGGTCGAGCCGCTCGAACCGCAGGGTCCGCTGCTGGGCGTGTTCGAGGATGAATCCTTTGACCTGCTTGAACGCGACCTGGCTCCGGGCGATCGCCTGCTGATCTACTCCGATGGATTTGAAGTCGCGTTCGGCACGGGTGAAAA belongs to Planctomycetota bacterium and includes:
- a CDS encoding SpoIIE family protein phosphatase, with protein sequence MEPKDLSALDGLFSNFDAAWVYAGQSVERAAVYRTLGVLGPWHLPTMLSRVGDTRAPHTCITEGVLAAPPEAPVNVLLSMLQSLMCCGQMITPLKHELAITQRHHQGLRGQIDKLDEELRMASRLQRQFLPQTLPKLDGIAFDVLFRPAGYVSGDIYDVTQIDDHHLGFYVADAVGHGVPAALLTMYIKNSLARRDFERRGQGMQTPDAALARLNRELLLRQSTTVQFCTACYGIFNTTTRRLQLARAGHPAPLLLTHDGRVEPLEPQGPLLGVFEDESFDLLERDLAPGDRLLIYSDGFEVAFGTGEKAVDDRYMDELQMLRHGTLSEALAALEQKLDVQSGSLHQRDDLTALMMDIAA